A genomic stretch from Thermomonospora umbrina includes:
- the aroA gene encoding 3-phosphoshikimate 1-carboxyvinyltransferase, with the protein MPTPNWPAPVAPGPVDATVALPGSKSMTNRALILAALAAEPTRVVRPLRSRDTLLMTQALRDLGVRVDEEGDDWLIAPGGPRPLGSVRVDVGLAGTVMRFLPPVAALVDGEVTVDGDPRARERPMRPIIDALRALGAEIDDAGRGSLPFTVRGRGALAGGAVTIDASGSSQLVSGLLLAAPRFAKGVEVRHEGPPVPSAPHLEMTVRMLREAGASVETGDDVWRVAPGPLRGGESVIEPDLSNAAQFLGAALVTGGRVTVPGWPSDTTQPGDALRGLLARMGADVSTGPEGLTVRGPGPVLGLDADLRDVGELTPVIAALAALATTPSRLTGIAHLRGHETDRLAALAREINALGGDVRELPDGLEIRPRPLHGGLFRTYDDHRMVMAAAVLGLAVEGVEIEDVATVGKTLPDFTGLWTRMLGV; encoded by the coding sequence ATGCCCACCCCGAACTGGCCCGCCCCGGTGGCGCCCGGCCCGGTCGACGCGACCGTCGCACTGCCGGGCTCCAAGTCCATGACCAACCGGGCGCTGATCCTGGCGGCGCTGGCCGCCGAGCCGACCCGCGTGGTGCGCCCGCTGCGCAGCCGCGACACGCTGCTGATGACGCAGGCCCTGCGCGACCTCGGCGTCCGGGTCGACGAGGAGGGCGACGACTGGCTGATCGCCCCCGGGGGGCCGCGCCCCCTGGGGTCGGTACGGGTCGACGTGGGTCTGGCGGGCACGGTGATGCGATTCCTGCCGCCGGTCGCGGCGCTGGTGGACGGCGAGGTGACCGTCGACGGCGACCCGCGCGCCCGCGAACGGCCGATGCGTCCGATCATCGACGCGCTGCGCGCCCTGGGGGCCGAGATCGACGACGCCGGCCGGGGCTCCCTGCCGTTCACGGTGCGGGGCCGGGGCGCGCTGGCGGGCGGCGCGGTCACCATCGACGCGTCGGGCTCGTCGCAGCTCGTGTCGGGGCTGCTGCTGGCCGCGCCCCGGTTCGCGAAGGGCGTCGAGGTACGGCATGAGGGGCCGCCCGTTCCGTCCGCCCCGCATCTGGAGATGACCGTGCGGATGCTCCGGGAGGCGGGCGCCTCCGTGGAGACGGGCGACGACGTGTGGCGGGTGGCTCCGGGGCCGCTGCGGGGCGGGGAGTCGGTGATCGAGCCCGACCTGTCGAACGCGGCGCAGTTCCTCGGCGCGGCGCTCGTGACGGGGGGCCGGGTGACGGTGCCGGGCTGGCCGTCCGACACCACGCAGCCCGGCGACGCGCTGCGCGGGCTGCTGGCGCGGATGGGCGCGGACGTGTCGACGGGGCCCGAGGGGCTGACGGTGCGGGGCCCCGGTCCCGTGCTCGGGCTGGACGCCGACCTCCGGGACGTCGGTGAGCTGACGCCGGTGATCGCCGCGCTCGCGGCCCTCGCCACGACCCCGTCCCGGTTGACCGGGATCGCGCACCTGCGCGGCCACGAGACCGACCGGCTGGCGGCGCTGGCCCGGGAGATCAACGCGTTGGGCGGCGACGTCCGGGAGCTGCCCGACGGGCTGGAGATCCGGCCGCGTCCCCTGCATGGCGGGCTCTTCCGCACCTACGACGACCACCGGATGGTGATGGCCGCCGCCGTGCTGGGGCTGGCCGTCGAGGGCGTCGAGATCGAGGACGTCGCCACCGTGGGCAAGACCCTGCCCGACTTCACCGGGCTCTGGACCCGCATGCTGGGAGTCTGA
- a CDS encoding PP2C family protein-serine/threonine phosphatase, with protein sequence MRRMVSCASTLGAGTILGALHWGSAPSAGMAFAAAGVAATAPAWLLAGSVVRRDRELAELRRVAETVQRALLRPVPRRVGDLRADVRYLAADARATVGGDLYDVLDTPYGTRLIIGDVSGKGLAAVARAADVLGAFRELARHEPSLSGVAVRLDALVRARPADDEGFVTALLMGLPSGDGPAEIVYCGHPPPLLLRDGTATFPVSLAPAPPLGLLDLADGWCAAEPLPVRPGDRLLFYTDGVIEARDAAGRDYPLAQRAADLMRRDADTCLGPFLERLEDDLLGHTGGRLDDDAALLLVEVDRLGRLGPVAALPELPELRDHVLGDRQ encoded by the coding sequence ATGCGGCGGATGGTGTCGTGCGCGAGCACGCTGGGCGCGGGGACGATCCTCGGCGCGCTGCACTGGGGCAGCGCACCCTCCGCGGGCATGGCGTTCGCCGCGGCCGGGGTCGCGGCCACCGCGCCGGCCTGGCTGCTGGCCGGTTCCGTCGTCCGCCGCGACCGGGAGCTGGCGGAGCTGCGCCGGGTGGCCGAGACGGTGCAGCGGGCACTGCTGCGGCCGGTGCCCCGGCGGGTGGGCGATCTGCGGGCCGACGTCCGCTACCTCGCCGCCGACGCGCGGGCCACGGTCGGCGGCGACCTGTACGACGTGCTCGACACCCCGTACGGCACCCGTCTGATCATCGGCGACGTGAGCGGCAAGGGGCTGGCCGCGGTGGCGCGAGCCGCCGACGTGCTGGGCGCGTTCCGGGAGCTGGCCCGGCACGAGCCGTCGCTGAGCGGGGTCGCGGTACGGCTCGACGCGCTGGTCCGCGCCCGCCCGGCGGACGACGAGGGCTTCGTCACCGCGCTGCTGATGGGTCTGCCGTCGGGGGACGGCCCCGCCGAGATCGTCTACTGCGGCCATCCGCCCCCGCTGCTGCTGCGCGACGGGACGGCGACGTTCCCCGTCTCCCTGGCCCCCGCCCCGCCGCTGGGCCTGCTCGACCTCGCCGACGGCTGGTGCGCCGCCGAGCCCCTCCCGGTCCGCCCGGGCGACCGGCTGCTGTTCTACACCGACGGCGTCATCGAGGCCCGCGACGCGGCGGGCCGCGACTATCCGCTGGCGCAACGGGCGGCCGACCTGATGCGCCGTGACGCCGACACCTGCCTCGGGCCGTTCCTGGAACGGCTGGAGGACGACCTGCTCGGCCACACCGGCGGTCGGCTCGACGACGACGCCGCCCTGCTGCTCGTCGAGGTCGATCGCCTGGGCCGGCTGGGCCCGGTGGCGGCGCTACCCGAGCTGCCCGAGCTGCGCGACCACGTGCTCGGCGATCGCCAGTGA
- the hisN gene encoding histidinol-phosphatase, with product MADYSDDLRLAHVLADAADDITTKRFRALDLRIDTKPDLTPVSDADRSVEEQVRGTLKRARPRDGVVGEEYGRTGGQGARCWIVDPIDGTKNFVRGVPVWATLIALMDHDEVVVGLVSAPALNRRWWAARDGGAWTGRSLSQAARLQVSKVADLSDASLSFSSLSGWEEKGRLDGFLDLTRSVWRTRAYGDFWSHMMVAEGSVDISTEPEVSLWDLAALQVIVEEAGGVFTDLSGAPGPDGGSVVCTNGLLHAEVLETLGGRRA from the coding sequence GTGGCGGACTACTCCGATGACCTGCGGCTGGCGCACGTGCTGGCGGACGCGGCCGACGACATCACGACCAAGCGTTTCCGCGCGCTCGATCTGCGCATCGACACCAAACCGGACCTGACCCCCGTCAGCGACGCCGACCGTTCGGTCGAGGAGCAGGTGCGCGGCACCCTCAAGCGGGCCCGTCCGCGCGACGGGGTGGTCGGCGAGGAGTACGGGCGGACGGGCGGCCAGGGCGCGCGCTGCTGGATCGTCGACCCCATCGACGGCACCAAGAACTTCGTGCGCGGCGTCCCCGTGTGGGCGACGCTGATCGCGCTGATGGACCACGACGAGGTGGTCGTGGGGCTGGTGTCGGCGCCCGCGCTCAACCGGCGCTGGTGGGCGGCGCGCGACGGCGGCGCCTGGACGGGCCGCAGCCTGTCGCAGGCCGCCCGGCTCCAGGTGTCGAAGGTCGCCGACCTGTCGGACGCCTCCCTGTCGTTCTCCAGCCTGTCCGGCTGGGAGGAGAAGGGTCGGCTGGACGGCTTCCTCGACCTGACGCGTTCGGTGTGGCGGACCCGCGCCTACGGGGACTTCTGGTCGCACATGATGGTCGCCGAGGGCTCGGTGGACATCTCGACCGAGCCCGAGGTCTCCCTGTGGGACCTGGCGGCGCTGCAGGTCATCGTGGAGGAGGCCGGCGGCGTCTTCACGGACCTTTCGGGGGCTCCGGGTCCGGACGGCGGCAGCGTGGTCTGCACCAACGGCCTCCTGCACGCCGAGGTGCTGGAGACGCTCGGCGGTCGACGGGCCTAG
- a CDS encoding helix-turn-helix transcriptional regulator, with the protein MEKRAELAEFLRSRRARLRPEDVGLQPFGGDRRRVPGLRREELAQLAGVSVDYYVRLEQGRTHNVSEEVLAAVARALRLDDTEHTHLRNLARPGRDRRRAVPPPERVRPGLRRLLEMCEGVPAYVSGRRADVLAWNRMAAAVFTDFGALPPADRNWARLVFLHEDMQALFPDWTIKGRETVAYLRLQAGTYPDDPGLAALVGELSVKSDHFRRWWADHNVKDKRFGRKAIRHPLVGDMELDYETLQPPGDPDQMLVTYTAAAGSQSEDALRLLASWSAGIEDREQGVRRG; encoded by the coding sequence ATGGAGAAGCGGGCGGAGTTGGCCGAGTTCCTGCGTTCCCGGAGGGCCCGGCTGCGGCCCGAGGACGTGGGCCTGCAGCCGTTCGGCGGTGACCGTCGGAGGGTCCCCGGGCTGCGGCGGGAGGAGCTCGCCCAGCTCGCCGGGGTGAGCGTGGACTATTACGTGCGGCTGGAGCAGGGCCGCACCCACAACGTGTCCGAGGAGGTGCTGGCCGCCGTGGCGCGGGCGCTGCGGCTGGACGACACCGAGCACACCCATCTGCGCAACCTGGCCCGACCGGGCCGTGACCGGCGGCGGGCCGTGCCCCCGCCGGAGCGGGTGCGGCCGGGTCTGCGGCGGCTGTTGGAGATGTGCGAGGGCGTTCCCGCGTACGTGAGCGGGCGGCGCGCCGACGTGCTGGCCTGGAATCGGATGGCCGCCGCGGTGTTCACGGACTTCGGGGCGTTGCCGCCGGCCGACCGGAACTGGGCGCGGCTGGTCTTCCTGCACGAGGACATGCAGGCCCTGTTCCCGGACTGGACGATCAAGGGCCGGGAGACGGTGGCGTACCTGCGACTGCAGGCGGGCACGTACCCGGACGACCCGGGGCTGGCCGCGCTGGTCGGCGAGCTGTCGGTGAAGAGCGATCATTTCCGGCGGTGGTGGGCCGACCACAACGTCAAGGACAAGCGGTTCGGCCGGAAGGCGATCCGTCATCCGCTGGTCGGCGACATGGAGCTGGACTACGAGACGCTGCAGCCGCCCGGAGATCCCGACCAGATGCTCGTCACGTACACGGCGGCGGCGGGCTCGCAGTCGGAGGACGCGCTGCGACTGCTGGCGAGTTGGAGCGCGGGGATCGAGGACCGCGAGCAAGGCGTCCGGCGGGGATGA
- a CDS encoding SDR family oxidoreductase, whose amino-acid sequence MTSTALETATAAQPLTGRIAVVTGASSGIGAATARALSARGARVALLARRADRLDGLVAELGDRALAVPTDVADPDAIGRAAARIADELGRVDLVVNNAGVMLAAPFEDRRTDDWHRMIDINVTGAIRVADAFLADLIATAAEGRPADLIDISSVAAHGTFPSFAVYCATKAALTHFSRNLRAELAPRRVRVTNIEPGLVATELQGHVDHPDVNAVIDDWRDTLTWLSDADLGDLIAHVAGLPWHVNLPHIVAMPTEQV is encoded by the coding sequence ATGACCTCCACCGCGCTCGAGACCGCCACCGCCGCGCAGCCGCTGACCGGCCGGATCGCCGTCGTCACCGGCGCGTCCAGCGGCATCGGCGCCGCCACCGCCCGCGCCCTGTCGGCCCGGGGCGCCCGGGTCGCGCTGCTGGCCCGCCGGGCCGACCGGCTGGACGGGCTCGTCGCCGAACTCGGCGACCGGGCCCTCGCCGTCCCGACGGACGTCGCCGACCCCGACGCGATCGGACGGGCCGCCGCCCGCATCGCCGACGAGCTCGGCCGCGTCGACCTGGTGGTCAACAACGCCGGCGTGATGCTCGCCGCGCCGTTCGAGGACCGCCGGACCGACGACTGGCACCGCATGATCGACATCAACGTCACCGGGGCGATCCGCGTCGCCGACGCCTTCCTGGCCGACCTGATCGCCACCGCCGCCGAGGGCCGCCCCGCCGACCTGATCGACATCTCCTCCGTCGCCGCGCACGGGACGTTCCCGAGCTTCGCCGTCTACTGCGCCACCAAGGCCGCCCTCACGCACTTCTCCCGCAACCTGCGCGCCGAACTGGCCCCCCGGCGGGTCCGCGTCACCAACATCGAGCCCGGCCTGGTCGCCACCGAACTGCAGGGCCACGTCGACCACCCGGACGTCAACGCCGTCATCGACGACTGGCGCGACACGCTCACCTGGCTCTCCGACGCCGACCTCGGCGACCTGATCGCCCACGTGGCCGGCCTGCCCTGGCACGTCAACCTGCCCCACATCGTCGCCATGCCCACTGAGCAAGTTTGA
- the rsgA gene encoding ribosome small subunit-dependent GTPase A, which produces MRPGRRGSRPRTRRRPAHEDAVEGFVTAVDRGRYRCLVDDLPVTAMRARELGRKGVVVGDRVALVGDTSGEPDALARIVRVEPRRSSLRRTADDTDPFERIIVANADQLVIVTALADPEPRPRMIDRCLVAAYDAGLDPLLCLTKSDLASPDALVTEYAPLGVPYMVSHHANELDDLRALLRDRVSVLVGHSGVGKSTLVNGLVPEAHRAVSHVNVVTGRGRHTSSSAIAFELPDGGWIIDTPGVRSFGLAHVQPETVTAAFPDLAEGATHCPPHCNHLQPDCALDTWVAEGHASQARLDSLRRLLTAREQPE; this is translated from the coding sequence GTGCGCCCCGGCCGCCGTGGCTCCCGCCCGCGCACCCGCCGCCGCCCCGCCCACGAGGACGCGGTCGAGGGGTTCGTCACGGCCGTCGACCGGGGCCGTTACCGCTGTCTGGTGGACGACCTGCCGGTCACCGCCATGCGCGCCCGCGAGCTGGGCCGCAAGGGCGTCGTGGTCGGCGACCGGGTGGCCCTGGTGGGCGACACCTCCGGCGAGCCCGACGCGCTGGCCCGGATCGTCCGGGTCGAGCCGCGCCGCTCGTCCCTCCGCCGGACCGCCGACGACACCGACCCGTTCGAACGGATCATCGTCGCCAACGCCGACCAACTCGTGATCGTCACGGCCCTGGCGGACCCCGAGCCCCGCCCGAGGATGATCGACCGCTGCCTGGTCGCCGCCTACGACGCCGGCCTCGATCCCCTGCTCTGCCTCACGAAGTCCGACCTGGCCTCCCCCGACGCCCTCGTCACCGAGTACGCGCCGCTCGGCGTCCCCTACATGGTCTCCCATCACGCCAATGAGCTCGACGACCTGCGCGCCCTGCTCCGCGACCGGGTGAGCGTCCTGGTCGGGCACTCGGGAGTGGGCAAGTCCACCCTCGTCAACGGTCTGGTGCCGGAGGCCCACCGGGCGGTCAGCCACGTCAACGTGGTCACCGGCCGAGGCCGCCACACCTCCTCCTCCGCCATCGCGTTCGAACTCCCCGACGGCGGCTGGATCATCGACACCCCCGGCGTCCGCAGCTTCGGCCTGGCCCACGTGCAGCCCGAAACGGTGACCGCCGCCTTCCCGGACCTGGCGGAGGGCGCCACCCACTGCCCACCCCATTGCAACCACCTGCAACCGGACTGCGCCCTGGACACCTGGGTCGCCGAGGGCCACGCCAGCCAGGCCCGCCTCGACTCCCTGCGCCGCCTGTTGACGGCACGAGAACAACCCGAATAG
- a CDS encoding cytochrome P450: protein MPTILAAPPEGSGLKAVRGARGIPLIGHTVQTMRDPFGTARKRYERFGPVTWGWLLGLRTVTVQGPEAAEAVLVNRDKAFANGPAWKYFIGPFFHRGIMLLDFDEHLHHRRIMQQAFTGPRLRAYLETMGPGITRGIEAWRPGADFKVYDHMKQLTLDLAADVFMGVELDRAEADRVNGAFIDAVRAGTAYVRFPVPGLRWHKGLRARKVLEAFFHRHLPAKRRDGGDDLFAALCQAETDDGHRFTDDDVVNHMIFALMAAHDTSTITMTTMAYHLARHPEWQERVRAESVALGKAVPTFEDLGALVSLDLVMREALRLVPPVPALPRRVVKDTSILGFHIPKGTTVVVPLLTNHRMPEVWADPERFDPGRFADDRREDKVHKYAWEPFGGGAHKCIGLHFAGLQIKSVLHQVLLRYRWSVPEGYEWRLDTTSLPSPRDGLPVLLESIDADRDTP, encoded by the coding sequence ATGCCCACGATCCTCGCGGCCCCGCCGGAGGGCAGCGGACTCAAGGCGGTCCGCGGCGCCCGCGGCATCCCCCTGATCGGCCACACCGTCCAGACCATGCGGGACCCGTTCGGGACCGCGCGCAAGCGCTACGAGCGGTTCGGGCCGGTGACCTGGGGCTGGCTGCTGGGTCTGCGCACGGTGACCGTCCAGGGGCCGGAGGCGGCCGAGGCGGTCCTGGTCAACCGGGACAAGGCGTTCGCCAACGGGCCGGCCTGGAAGTACTTCATCGGCCCGTTCTTCCACCGCGGCATCATGCTGCTGGACTTCGACGAGCACCTGCACCACCGCCGGATCATGCAGCAGGCGTTCACCGGGCCCAGGCTGCGCGCCTACTTGGAGACGATGGGGCCGGGGATCACCCGGGGCATCGAGGCGTGGCGGCCGGGCGCCGACTTCAAGGTCTACGACCACATGAAGCAGCTCACGCTGGACCTGGCCGCGGACGTCTTCATGGGTGTGGAGCTCGATCGTGCCGAGGCCGACCGCGTCAACGGGGCGTTCATCGACGCCGTCCGCGCGGGCACCGCCTACGTCCGCTTCCCGGTGCCCGGCCTGCGCTGGCACAAGGGGCTGCGGGCCCGCAAGGTGCTGGAGGCGTTCTTCCATCGACATCTGCCGGCCAAGCGGCGGGACGGCGGCGACGACCTGTTCGCGGCGCTGTGCCAGGCCGAGACCGACGACGGCCACCGCTTCACCGACGACGACGTCGTCAACCACATGATCTTCGCGTTGATGGCGGCGCACGACACGTCCACCATCACCATGACCACGATGGCGTACCACCTGGCCCGGCACCCCGAATGGCAGGAACGGGTCCGCGCCGAGTCGGTGGCGCTGGGCAAGGCGGTGCCGACCTTCGAGGACCTGGGCGCGCTGGTGTCCCTCGACCTGGTGATGAGGGAGGCGCTGCGGCTGGTGCCCCCGGTGCCCGCGCTGCCGCGTCGGGTGGTGAAGGACACCTCGATCCTGGGCTTCCACATCCCGAAGGGCACGACGGTGGTGGTGCCGCTCCTCACCAACCACCGCATGCCGGAGGTCTGGGCCGACCCCGAACGGTTCGATCCGGGGCGGTTCGCCGACGACCGTCGCGAGGACAAGGTCCACAAGTACGCCTGGGAGCCGTTCGGAGGCGGGGCGCACAAGTGCATCGGTCTGCACTTCGCTGGGCTGCAGATCAAGTCGGTGCTGCACCAGGTGCTGCTGCGCTACCGCTGGAGCGTCCCGGAGGGCTACGAGTGGAGGCTCGACACGACCTCGCTGCCCTCGCCCAGGGACGGCCTCCCCGTCCTGCTGGAGAGCATCGACGCGGACCGGGACACCCCGTGA
- a CDS encoding phenylalanine 4-monooxygenase, producing the protein MMEEAQYFAPVNTDEHGEVTVELATSHPGFADPVYRARRNAIARLALDHRRGDPVPETEYTAEEQEVWRVVSRELAAKHRRYAVGEFLAAKERLGLPEDRIPQLQEVSEMLRPLTGFRYLPAAGLVPLRDFYGSLADFYFHSTQYIRHHSTPFYTPEPDVIHEVIGHGNTLASDRFAALYRVAGHAARRVETQEALEFVSKVFWFTLEFGVMAEAGELKAYGAGILSSYGEIEEFRGMTIRPLDLAAMGTTEYDITKYQDVLFRAESMDHLEEVAGGFWADCDDESIARITRSTVRT; encoded by the coding sequence ATGATGGAGGAAGCGCAGTACTTCGCGCCCGTCAACACCGACGAGCACGGCGAGGTCACCGTCGAGCTGGCCACGAGCCACCCCGGTTTCGCGGACCCCGTCTACCGCGCCAGGCGCAACGCGATCGCGCGGCTCGCGCTCGACCACCGGCGCGGCGACCCCGTCCCGGAGACCGAGTACACCGCCGAGGAGCAGGAGGTCTGGCGCGTCGTCAGCCGTGAGCTGGCGGCCAAGCACCGCCGGTACGCGGTCGGGGAGTTCCTGGCGGCCAAGGAACGGCTGGGGCTGCCCGAGGACCGGATCCCGCAGCTCCAGGAGGTCTCGGAGATGCTGAGGCCGCTCACCGGGTTCCGCTACCTGCCCGCCGCCGGGCTGGTGCCGCTCCGGGACTTCTACGGCTCGCTGGCCGACTTCTACTTCCACTCCACCCAGTACATCCGGCACCACTCCACGCCGTTCTACACGCCGGAGCCGGACGTGATCCACGAGGTCATCGGGCACGGCAACACCCTGGCCTCGGACCGGTTCGCCGCGCTGTACCGGGTGGCGGGCCACGCCGCCCGCCGGGTGGAGACCCAGGAGGCGCTGGAGTTCGTCTCCAAGGTCTTCTGGTTCACCCTGGAGTTCGGGGTGATGGCCGAGGCGGGGGAGCTCAAGGCGTACGGGGCCGGGATCCTGTCCTCGTACGGGGAGATCGAGGAGTTCCGGGGGATGACCATCCGGCCACTGGACCTCGCCGCCATGGGGACCACCGAGTACGACATCACCAAGTACCAGGACGTGCTGTTCCGGGCCGAGTCGATGGATCACCTGGAGGAGGTGGCGGGCGGCTTCTGGGCCGACTGCGACGACGAGTCCATCGCCCGCATCACCCGATCGACTGTGCGAACGTGA
- the lhgO gene encoding L-2-hydroxyglutarate oxidase, translated as MTGIGRVGVVGAGILGLAVARRLAAAGAEVTVLDKEDRVAAHQTGHNSGVAHAGLYYAPGSLKATLCRRGVGLLKEYCAERGLPYEECGKVVVARHEGEVPALREIERRATANGVPGLRWLDAAGLREVEPHAAGVAALHSPHTAIVDFPAVARAYADDVVDAGGTVRLGYETTRIRAAGGEVVVNEELVFDRLVVCAGLHSDRVARLAGDSPAPAIVPFRGEYHRLVPERTGLVRGLIYPVPDPRYPFLGVHFTRRVDGGVDVGPNAVLASAREGYRRRDVRAGDLWETLRGPGFRRLARRHWRTGVREMYGSAFRHAFAAEARSFVPELKTSDLVPAPAGVRAQAVDPDGSLVDDFRIGRLGPITTVRNAPSPAATSSLAIAEHVVAQLGQLG; from the coding sequence GTGACGGGCATCGGACGGGTCGGGGTGGTGGGCGCCGGGATCCTCGGGCTGGCGGTGGCGCGGCGCTTGGCGGCGGCGGGCGCGGAGGTGACCGTCCTCGACAAGGAGGACCGGGTCGCCGCACACCAGACCGGACACAACAGCGGGGTGGCGCACGCCGGGCTCTACTACGCGCCCGGCTCCCTCAAGGCGACGCTCTGCCGGCGCGGCGTCGGCCTGCTCAAGGAGTACTGCGCCGAGCGGGGCCTGCCGTACGAGGAGTGCGGCAAGGTGGTCGTCGCCCGGCACGAGGGTGAGGTGCCGGCCCTGCGCGAGATCGAGCGGCGGGCCACCGCGAACGGCGTGCCTGGACTGCGGTGGCTGGACGCCGCCGGGCTCCGCGAGGTCGAGCCGCACGCGGCCGGGGTCGCCGCCCTGCACTCGCCGCACACCGCGATCGTGGACTTCCCCGCCGTCGCGCGCGCCTACGCCGACGACGTGGTCGACGCCGGCGGCACCGTGCGGCTCGGGTACGAGACCACCCGGATCCGCGCCGCCGGGGGCGAGGTCGTCGTCAACGAGGAGTTGGTCTTCGACCGGCTGGTGGTCTGTGCGGGGCTGCACTCCGACCGGGTGGCGCGGCTCGCGGGCGACTCCCCCGCCCCGGCGATCGTGCCGTTCCGGGGCGAGTACCACCGGCTGGTCCCCGAGCGGACGGGGCTGGTGCGGGGGCTGATCTATCCGGTGCCCGATCCGCGTTACCCGTTCCTGGGGGTCCACTTCACCCGGCGGGTCGACGGAGGCGTCGACGTGGGGCCCAACGCGGTGCTCGCGTCGGCCCGCGAGGGCTACCGGCGTCGCGACGTGCGCGCCGGTGATCTGTGGGAGACGCTGCGGGGGCCGGGGTTCCGGCGGCTGGCGCGCCGTCACTGGCGCACCGGTGTCCGGGAGATGTACGGCTCGGCGTTCCGGCACGCGTTCGCCGCCGAGGCGCGCTCGTTCGTGCCGGAGCTGAAGACCTCCGACCTGGTGCCGGCGCCGGCGGGGGTGCGGGCTCAGGCCGTCGATCCGGACGGCTCCCTGGTGGACGACTTCCGGATCGGGCGTCTCGGCCCCATCACGACCGTCCGCAACGCCCCGTCGCCGGCCGCCACCTCGTCACTGGCGATCGCCGAGCACGTGGTCGCGCAGCTCGGGCAGCTCGGGTAG
- a CDS encoding FAD-binding oxidoreductase, which translates to MRRRGFLAAAGLAALAGGCDGDRPAPASPPRRTRSASPSATGPADWRALGEGLAGSLIRPGDDAYDEARKLYIPRFDRIRPAGIAYCAEPEDVRECVGFARRRGLPVAVRSGGHGYAGWSTGTGLVIDVSPMNVVKSDAGRATVGAGARLIEVYEGLTDEGVSIPAGTCPTVGIAGLALGGGIGVLSRRHGLTCDVMEAVRLVTADGRILDCDAEREPELFWACRGGGGGNFGVAVEFAFRTHRAEDLTTFSLRWPWRRAAKALAAWQAWAPGAPDELWSGLQINSEPSAGSPTLDVTGVAFGDPGPHLDRLTALVGSDPTSRGATGHGYLDAMRLMGGCADGGVAECHRAGTLPGSRRDGGFPRTEYTAKSHVATRPLPASAIEGLTRRFADGNGVAGRSVLLDALGGATGRVRAGDTAFPHRGGLYTVQYIAATADRAWLRGLHGAMEPHLGGAAYVNYADPELRDWRRAHHGAGYERLARVKRAYDLERLFTFAQSIG; encoded by the coding sequence ATGAGACGGCGGGGGTTCCTCGCCGCCGCGGGCCTGGCGGCGCTGGCGGGCGGGTGCGACGGCGATCGCCCCGCGCCCGCGTCGCCGCCTAGGAGGACACGGTCGGCGTCCCCGTCCGCGACGGGCCCGGCCGACTGGAGGGCCCTCGGGGAGGGCCTGGCGGGCAGCCTGATCAGGCCGGGCGACGACGCGTACGACGAGGCCCGCAAGCTCTACATCCCCCGCTTCGATCGGATCCGCCCCGCCGGGATCGCGTACTGCGCCGAGCCCGAGGACGTGCGCGAGTGCGTCGGGTTCGCCCGGCGCAGAGGGCTCCCGGTCGCGGTGCGCAGTGGCGGCCATGGTTATGCGGGCTGGTCGACCGGTACCGGTCTGGTCATCGACGTGTCTCCCATGAACGTCGTGAAGTCGGACGCCGGGCGGGCGACGGTCGGCGCCGGCGCGCGCCTCATCGAGGTGTACGAGGGGCTGACCGACGAGGGCGTGTCGATCCCTGCGGGCACCTGCCCCACCGTGGGGATCGCGGGGCTCGCGCTCGGCGGCGGCATCGGCGTCCTGTCCCGCCGACACGGCCTGACCTGCGACGTGATGGAGGCCGTCCGGCTGGTGACCGCCGACGGCCGGATCCTGGACTGCGACGCCGAACGTGAGCCCGAGCTGTTCTGGGCGTGCCGTGGCGGGGGCGGCGGCAACTTCGGGGTCGCGGTGGAGTTCGCCTTCCGGACCCATCGGGCCGAGGACCTCACCACGTTCTCCCTGCGGTGGCCGTGGCGGCGGGCCGCGAAGGCGCTCGCCGCCTGGCAGGCGTGGGCCCCGGGCGCGCCGGACGAGCTGTGGTCCGGCCTGCAGATCAACTCCGAGCCGTCGGCCGGCTCCCCCACGCTGGACGTCACGGGTGTGGCGTTCGGGGATCCGGGTCCCCACCTCGACCGGCTCACCGCCCTGGTGGGCTCGGACCCGACGTCCCGGGGCGCCACCGGCCACGGGTACCTCGACGCGATGCGGCTCATGGGCGGGTGCGCCGACGGCGGGGTCGCCGAATGCCATCGGGCGGGGACCCTCCCCGGGAGCCGCCGCGACGGCGGGTTCCCGCGCACGGAGTACACGGCGAAGTCCCATGTGGCGACCCGTCCGCTGCCCGCCTCCGCGATCGAGGGGCTGACCCGCCGCTTCGCGGACGGCAACGGCGTGGCCGGCCGCAGTGTCCTGCTGGACGCGCTGGGCGGCGCGACCGGGCGCGTCCGGGCGGGCGACACCGCGTTCCCGCATCGTGGCGGGCTGTACACGGTGCAGTACATCGCCGCCACCGCCGACCGCGCATGGCTGCGCGGGCTGCACGGCGCGATGGAGCCGCACCTGGGCGGCGCGGCCTACGTCAACTACGCCGACCCCGAGCTGCGCGATTGGCGGCGCGCCCACCACGGGGCCGGGTACGAGCGGCTCGCCCGGGTGAAGCGCGCCTACGACCTGGAGCGGCTGTTCACGTTCGCACAGTCGATCGGGTGA